The Equus przewalskii isolate Varuska unplaced genomic scaffold, EquPr2 ChrUn-10, whole genome shotgun sequence genome window below encodes:
- the RORC gene encoding nuclear receptor ROR-gamma isoform X3 — MRTQIEVIPCKICGDKSSGIHYGVITCEGCKGFFRRSQQCNVAYSCTRQQNCPIDRTSRNRCQHCRLQKCLALGMSRDAVKFGRMSKKQRDSLHAEVQKQLQQQQQQQREQAAKTPPEGGQGADPLPCTLGLPDGQLPLGSSPDLPEASACPPGLLRAPGSGPSYSNSLAKAGLNGASYHLEYSPERGKAEGRESFYSTGSQLTPNRCGLHFEEPRHPGLGEPRQGPDSYCSPGFRSTTEAPYASLTETEHLVQNVCKSYRETCQLRLEDLLRQRSNIFSREEVASYQRKSMWEMWERCAHRLTEAIQYVVEFAKRLSGFMELCQNDQIVLLKAGAMEVVLVRMCRAYNADNHTVFFEGKYGGMELFRALGCSELISSIFDFSRSLSALRFSEDEIALYTALVLINANRPGLQEKRKVEQLQYNLEMAFHHHLCKTHRQGILAKLPPKGKLRSLCSQHVEKLQTFQHLHPIVVQAAFPPLYKELFSTEMESPEGLSE; from the exons ATGAGAA CACAAATCGAAGTGATCCCTTGCAAAATCTGTGGGGACAAGTCGTCTGGTATCCACTACGGGGTTATCACCTGTGAGGGGTGCAAG GGCTTCTTCCGCCGGAGCCAGCAGTGTAACGTGGCCTACTCTTGCACCCGTCAGCAGAACTGCCCCATCGACCGCACCAGCCGGAACCGATGCCAGCACTGCCGCCTGCAGAAGTGCCTGGCCCTGGGCATGTCCCGAGATG CTGTCAAGTTCGGCCGCATGTCCAAGAAGCAAAGGGACAGCCTGCATGCCGAAGTGCAGAAGCaactgcagcagcagcagcagcagcaacggGAACAAGCAGCCAAGACCCCTCCTGAAGGAGGCCAAGGAGCAGACCCCCTCCCCTGCACCTTGGGGCTCCCGGATGGGCAGCTGCCCTTGGGCTCCTCGCCTGACCTGCCTGAGGCCTCTGCCTGTCCCCCTGGCCTCCTGAGAGCCCCAGGCTCTGGGCCTTCCTACTCCAATAGCTTGGCCAAGGCCGGTCTCAATGGGGCCTCATACCACCTCGAGTACAGCCCTGAGCGGGGCAaggctgagggcagagagagCTTCTATAGCACGGGCAGCCAGCTGACCCCCAATAGATGTGGACTTCATTTTGAGGAACCCAGGCATCCTGGGCTTGGGGAACCCAGACAGGGCCCGGACAGCTACTGCAGCCCCGGTTTCCGCAGCACCACAGAGGCACCTTATGCTTCCCTGACGGAGACTG AGCACTTGGTACAGAACGTGTGTAAGTCCTACCGAGAGACGTGTCAGCTGCGGCTGGAGGACCTGCTACGGCAGCGCTCCAACATCTTCTCCCGGGAGGAGGTGGCCAGCTACCAGAGGAAG TCAATGTGGGAGATGTGGGAACGCTGTGCCCACCGCCTCACCGAGGCCATTCAGTATGTGGTGGAGTTTGCTAAGAGGCTCTCAGGCTTTATGGAGCTCTGTCAGAATGACCAGATCGTGCTACTCAAAGCAG GAGCAATGGAAGTGGTGCTTGTCAGGATGTGCCGGGCCTACAACGCCGACAACCACACAGTCTTTTTTGAAGGCAAATACGGTGGCATGGAGCTGTTCCGAGCCTtgg GCTGCAGTGAGCTCATCAGCTCCATCTTCGACTTCTCCCGCTCCCTGAGTGCCTTACGCTTTTCCGAGGATGAGATTGCCCTCTACACAGCCCTTGTCCTCATCAACGCCA ACCGGCCAGGActccaagagaaaaggaaggtaGAACAGCTGCAGTACAATCTGGAAATGGCCTTTCATCACCATCTCTGCAAGACTCATCGCCAAGGCATCCTGGCAAAG CTACCACCCAAGGGGAAGCTTCGGAGCCTCTGCAGCCAGCATGTGGAAAAGCTGCAAACCTTCCAGCATCTCCACCCCATTGTGGTCCAAGCTGCTTTCCCCCCACTCTACAAGGAACTCTTCAGCACTGAAATGGAGTCACCTGAGGGGCTGTCTGAGTGA
- the RORC gene encoding nuclear receptor ROR-gamma isoform X4, with the protein MRTQIEVIPCKICGDKSSGIHYGVITCEGCKGFFRRSQQCNVAYSCTRQQNCPIDRTSRNRCQHCRLQKCLALGMSRDAVKFGRMSKKQRDSLHAEVQKQLQQQQQQQREQAAKTPPEGGQGADPLPCTLGLPDGQLPLGSSPDLPEASACPPGLLRAPGSGPSYSNSLAKAGLNGASYHLEYSPERGKAEGRESFYSTGSQLTPNRCGLHFEEPRHPGLGEPRQGPDSYCSPGFRSTTEAPYASLTETEHLVQNVCKSYRETCQLRLEDLLRQRSNIFSREEVASYQRKSMWEMWERCAHRLTEAIQYVVEFAKRLSGFMELCQNDQIVLLKAGAMEVVLVRMCRAYNADNHTVFFEGCSELISSIFDFSRSLSALRFSEDEIALYTALVLINANRPGLQEKRKVEQLQYNLEMAFHHHLCKTHRQGILAKLPPKGKLRSLCSQHVEKLQTFQHLHPIVVQAAFPPLYKELFSTEMESPEGLSE; encoded by the exons ATGAGAA CACAAATCGAAGTGATCCCTTGCAAAATCTGTGGGGACAAGTCGTCTGGTATCCACTACGGGGTTATCACCTGTGAGGGGTGCAAG GGCTTCTTCCGCCGGAGCCAGCAGTGTAACGTGGCCTACTCTTGCACCCGTCAGCAGAACTGCCCCATCGACCGCACCAGCCGGAACCGATGCCAGCACTGCCGCCTGCAGAAGTGCCTGGCCCTGGGCATGTCCCGAGATG CTGTCAAGTTCGGCCGCATGTCCAAGAAGCAAAGGGACAGCCTGCATGCCGAAGTGCAGAAGCaactgcagcagcagcagcagcagcaacggGAACAAGCAGCCAAGACCCCTCCTGAAGGAGGCCAAGGAGCAGACCCCCTCCCCTGCACCTTGGGGCTCCCGGATGGGCAGCTGCCCTTGGGCTCCTCGCCTGACCTGCCTGAGGCCTCTGCCTGTCCCCCTGGCCTCCTGAGAGCCCCAGGCTCTGGGCCTTCCTACTCCAATAGCTTGGCCAAGGCCGGTCTCAATGGGGCCTCATACCACCTCGAGTACAGCCCTGAGCGGGGCAaggctgagggcagagagagCTTCTATAGCACGGGCAGCCAGCTGACCCCCAATAGATGTGGACTTCATTTTGAGGAACCCAGGCATCCTGGGCTTGGGGAACCCAGACAGGGCCCGGACAGCTACTGCAGCCCCGGTTTCCGCAGCACCACAGAGGCACCTTATGCTTCCCTGACGGAGACTG AGCACTTGGTACAGAACGTGTGTAAGTCCTACCGAGAGACGTGTCAGCTGCGGCTGGAGGACCTGCTACGGCAGCGCTCCAACATCTTCTCCCGGGAGGAGGTGGCCAGCTACCAGAGGAAG TCAATGTGGGAGATGTGGGAACGCTGTGCCCACCGCCTCACCGAGGCCATTCAGTATGTGGTGGAGTTTGCTAAGAGGCTCTCAGGCTTTATGGAGCTCTGTCAGAATGACCAGATCGTGCTACTCAAAGCAG GAGCAATGGAAGTGGTGCTTGTCAGGATGTGCCGGGCCTACAACGCCGACAACCACACAGTCTTTTTTGAAG GCTGCAGTGAGCTCATCAGCTCCATCTTCGACTTCTCCCGCTCCCTGAGTGCCTTACGCTTTTCCGAGGATGAGATTGCCCTCTACACAGCCCTTGTCCTCATCAACGCCA ACCGGCCAGGActccaagagaaaaggaaggtaGAACAGCTGCAGTACAATCTGGAAATGGCCTTTCATCACCATCTCTGCAAGACTCATCGCCAAGGCATCCTGGCAAAG CTACCACCCAAGGGGAAGCTTCGGAGCCTCTGCAGCCAGCATGTGGAAAAGCTGCAAACCTTCCAGCATCTCCACCCCATTGTGGTCCAAGCTGCTTTCCCCCCACTCTACAAGGAACTCTTCAGCACTGAAATGGAGTCACCTGAGGGGCTGTCTGAGTGA
- the RORC gene encoding nuclear receptor ROR-gamma isoform X2 — protein MDRAPQRHRRASQELLAAKKTHTSQIEVIPCKICGDKSSGIHYGVITCEGCKGFFRRSQQCNVAYSCTRQQNCPIDRTSRNRCQHCRLQKCLALGMSRDAVKFGRMSKKQRDSLHAEVQKQLQQQQQQQREQAAKTPPEGGQGADPLPCTLGLPDGQLPLGSSPDLPEASACPPGLLRAPGSGPSYSNSLAKAGLNGASYHLEYSPERGKAEGRESFYSTGSQLTPNRCGLHFEEPRHPGLGEPRQGPDSYCSPGFRSTTEAPYASLTETEHLVQNVCKSYRETCQLRLEDLLRQRSNIFSREEVASYQRKSMWEMWERCAHRLTEAIQYVVEFAKRLSGFMELCQNDQIVLLKAGAMEVVLVRMCRAYNADNHTVFFEGCSELISSIFDFSRSLSALRFSEDEIALYTALVLINANRPGLQEKRKVEQLQYNLEMAFHHHLCKTHRQGILAKLPPKGKLRSLCSQHVEKLQTFQHLHPIVVQAAFPPLYKELFSTEMESPEGLSE, from the exons CACAAATCGAAGTGATCCCTTGCAAAATCTGTGGGGACAAGTCGTCTGGTATCCACTACGGGGTTATCACCTGTGAGGGGTGCAAG GGCTTCTTCCGCCGGAGCCAGCAGTGTAACGTGGCCTACTCTTGCACCCGTCAGCAGAACTGCCCCATCGACCGCACCAGCCGGAACCGATGCCAGCACTGCCGCCTGCAGAAGTGCCTGGCCCTGGGCATGTCCCGAGATG CTGTCAAGTTCGGCCGCATGTCCAAGAAGCAAAGGGACAGCCTGCATGCCGAAGTGCAGAAGCaactgcagcagcagcagcagcagcaacggGAACAAGCAGCCAAGACCCCTCCTGAAGGAGGCCAAGGAGCAGACCCCCTCCCCTGCACCTTGGGGCTCCCGGATGGGCAGCTGCCCTTGGGCTCCTCGCCTGACCTGCCTGAGGCCTCTGCCTGTCCCCCTGGCCTCCTGAGAGCCCCAGGCTCTGGGCCTTCCTACTCCAATAGCTTGGCCAAGGCCGGTCTCAATGGGGCCTCATACCACCTCGAGTACAGCCCTGAGCGGGGCAaggctgagggcagagagagCTTCTATAGCACGGGCAGCCAGCTGACCCCCAATAGATGTGGACTTCATTTTGAGGAACCCAGGCATCCTGGGCTTGGGGAACCCAGACAGGGCCCGGACAGCTACTGCAGCCCCGGTTTCCGCAGCACCACAGAGGCACCTTATGCTTCCCTGACGGAGACTG AGCACTTGGTACAGAACGTGTGTAAGTCCTACCGAGAGACGTGTCAGCTGCGGCTGGAGGACCTGCTACGGCAGCGCTCCAACATCTTCTCCCGGGAGGAGGTGGCCAGCTACCAGAGGAAG TCAATGTGGGAGATGTGGGAACGCTGTGCCCACCGCCTCACCGAGGCCATTCAGTATGTGGTGGAGTTTGCTAAGAGGCTCTCAGGCTTTATGGAGCTCTGTCAGAATGACCAGATCGTGCTACTCAAAGCAG GAGCAATGGAAGTGGTGCTTGTCAGGATGTGCCGGGCCTACAACGCCGACAACCACACAGTCTTTTTTGAAG GCTGCAGTGAGCTCATCAGCTCCATCTTCGACTTCTCCCGCTCCCTGAGTGCCTTACGCTTTTCCGAGGATGAGATTGCCCTCTACACAGCCCTTGTCCTCATCAACGCCA ACCGGCCAGGActccaagagaaaaggaaggtaGAACAGCTGCAGTACAATCTGGAAATGGCCTTTCATCACCATCTCTGCAAGACTCATCGCCAAGGCATCCTGGCAAAG CTACCACCCAAGGGGAAGCTTCGGAGCCTCTGCAGCCAGCATGTGGAAAAGCTGCAAACCTTCCAGCATCTCCACCCCATTGTGGTCCAAGCTGCTTTCCCCCCACTCTACAAGGAACTCTTCAGCACTGAAATGGAGTCACCTGAGGGGCTGTCTGAGTGA
- the RORC gene encoding nuclear receptor ROR-gamma isoform X1 has product MDRAPQRHRRASQELLAAKKTHTSQIEVIPCKICGDKSSGIHYGVITCEGCKGFFRRSQQCNVAYSCTRQQNCPIDRTSRNRCQHCRLQKCLALGMSRDAVKFGRMSKKQRDSLHAEVQKQLQQQQQQQREQAAKTPPEGGQGADPLPCTLGLPDGQLPLGSSPDLPEASACPPGLLRAPGSGPSYSNSLAKAGLNGASYHLEYSPERGKAEGRESFYSTGSQLTPNRCGLHFEEPRHPGLGEPRQGPDSYCSPGFRSTTEAPYASLTETEHLVQNVCKSYRETCQLRLEDLLRQRSNIFSREEVASYQRKSMWEMWERCAHRLTEAIQYVVEFAKRLSGFMELCQNDQIVLLKAGAMEVVLVRMCRAYNADNHTVFFEGKYGGMELFRALGCSELISSIFDFSRSLSALRFSEDEIALYTALVLINANRPGLQEKRKVEQLQYNLEMAFHHHLCKTHRQGILAKLPPKGKLRSLCSQHVEKLQTFQHLHPIVVQAAFPPLYKELFSTEMESPEGLSE; this is encoded by the exons CACAAATCGAAGTGATCCCTTGCAAAATCTGTGGGGACAAGTCGTCTGGTATCCACTACGGGGTTATCACCTGTGAGGGGTGCAAG GGCTTCTTCCGCCGGAGCCAGCAGTGTAACGTGGCCTACTCTTGCACCCGTCAGCAGAACTGCCCCATCGACCGCACCAGCCGGAACCGATGCCAGCACTGCCGCCTGCAGAAGTGCCTGGCCCTGGGCATGTCCCGAGATG CTGTCAAGTTCGGCCGCATGTCCAAGAAGCAAAGGGACAGCCTGCATGCCGAAGTGCAGAAGCaactgcagcagcagcagcagcagcaacggGAACAAGCAGCCAAGACCCCTCCTGAAGGAGGCCAAGGAGCAGACCCCCTCCCCTGCACCTTGGGGCTCCCGGATGGGCAGCTGCCCTTGGGCTCCTCGCCTGACCTGCCTGAGGCCTCTGCCTGTCCCCCTGGCCTCCTGAGAGCCCCAGGCTCTGGGCCTTCCTACTCCAATAGCTTGGCCAAGGCCGGTCTCAATGGGGCCTCATACCACCTCGAGTACAGCCCTGAGCGGGGCAaggctgagggcagagagagCTTCTATAGCACGGGCAGCCAGCTGACCCCCAATAGATGTGGACTTCATTTTGAGGAACCCAGGCATCCTGGGCTTGGGGAACCCAGACAGGGCCCGGACAGCTACTGCAGCCCCGGTTTCCGCAGCACCACAGAGGCACCTTATGCTTCCCTGACGGAGACTG AGCACTTGGTACAGAACGTGTGTAAGTCCTACCGAGAGACGTGTCAGCTGCGGCTGGAGGACCTGCTACGGCAGCGCTCCAACATCTTCTCCCGGGAGGAGGTGGCCAGCTACCAGAGGAAG TCAATGTGGGAGATGTGGGAACGCTGTGCCCACCGCCTCACCGAGGCCATTCAGTATGTGGTGGAGTTTGCTAAGAGGCTCTCAGGCTTTATGGAGCTCTGTCAGAATGACCAGATCGTGCTACTCAAAGCAG GAGCAATGGAAGTGGTGCTTGTCAGGATGTGCCGGGCCTACAACGCCGACAACCACACAGTCTTTTTTGAAGGCAAATACGGTGGCATGGAGCTGTTCCGAGCCTtgg GCTGCAGTGAGCTCATCAGCTCCATCTTCGACTTCTCCCGCTCCCTGAGTGCCTTACGCTTTTCCGAGGATGAGATTGCCCTCTACACAGCCCTTGTCCTCATCAACGCCA ACCGGCCAGGActccaagagaaaaggaaggtaGAACAGCTGCAGTACAATCTGGAAATGGCCTTTCATCACCATCTCTGCAAGACTCATCGCCAAGGCATCCTGGCAAAG CTACCACCCAAGGGGAAGCTTCGGAGCCTCTGCAGCCAGCATGTGGAAAAGCTGCAAACCTTCCAGCATCTCCACCCCATTGTGGTCCAAGCTGCTTTCCCCCCACTCTACAAGGAACTCTTCAGCACTGAAATGGAGTCACCTGAGGGGCTGTCTGAGTGA
- the RORC gene encoding nuclear receptor ROR-gamma isoform X5: MSRDAVKFGRMSKKQRDSLHAEVQKQLQQQQQQQREQAAKTPPEGGQGADPLPCTLGLPDGQLPLGSSPDLPEASACPPGLLRAPGSGPSYSNSLAKAGLNGASYHLEYSPERGKAEGRESFYSTGSQLTPNRCGLHFEEPRHPGLGEPRQGPDSYCSPGFRSTTEAPYASLTETEHLVQNVCKSYRETCQLRLEDLLRQRSNIFSREEVASYQRKSMWEMWERCAHRLTEAIQYVVEFAKRLSGFMELCQNDQIVLLKAGAMEVVLVRMCRAYNADNHTVFFEGKYGGMELFRALGCSELISSIFDFSRSLSALRFSEDEIALYTALVLINANRPGLQEKRKVEQLQYNLEMAFHHHLCKTHRQGILAKLPPKGKLRSLCSQHVEKLQTFQHLHPIVVQAAFPPLYKELFSTEMESPEGLSE; encoded by the exons ATGTCCCGAGATG CTGTCAAGTTCGGCCGCATGTCCAAGAAGCAAAGGGACAGCCTGCATGCCGAAGTGCAGAAGCaactgcagcagcagcagcagcagcaacggGAACAAGCAGCCAAGACCCCTCCTGAAGGAGGCCAAGGAGCAGACCCCCTCCCCTGCACCTTGGGGCTCCCGGATGGGCAGCTGCCCTTGGGCTCCTCGCCTGACCTGCCTGAGGCCTCTGCCTGTCCCCCTGGCCTCCTGAGAGCCCCAGGCTCTGGGCCTTCCTACTCCAATAGCTTGGCCAAGGCCGGTCTCAATGGGGCCTCATACCACCTCGAGTACAGCCCTGAGCGGGGCAaggctgagggcagagagagCTTCTATAGCACGGGCAGCCAGCTGACCCCCAATAGATGTGGACTTCATTTTGAGGAACCCAGGCATCCTGGGCTTGGGGAACCCAGACAGGGCCCGGACAGCTACTGCAGCCCCGGTTTCCGCAGCACCACAGAGGCACCTTATGCTTCCCTGACGGAGACTG AGCACTTGGTACAGAACGTGTGTAAGTCCTACCGAGAGACGTGTCAGCTGCGGCTGGAGGACCTGCTACGGCAGCGCTCCAACATCTTCTCCCGGGAGGAGGTGGCCAGCTACCAGAGGAAG TCAATGTGGGAGATGTGGGAACGCTGTGCCCACCGCCTCACCGAGGCCATTCAGTATGTGGTGGAGTTTGCTAAGAGGCTCTCAGGCTTTATGGAGCTCTGTCAGAATGACCAGATCGTGCTACTCAAAGCAG GAGCAATGGAAGTGGTGCTTGTCAGGATGTGCCGGGCCTACAACGCCGACAACCACACAGTCTTTTTTGAAGGCAAATACGGTGGCATGGAGCTGTTCCGAGCCTtgg GCTGCAGTGAGCTCATCAGCTCCATCTTCGACTTCTCCCGCTCCCTGAGTGCCTTACGCTTTTCCGAGGATGAGATTGCCCTCTACACAGCCCTTGTCCTCATCAACGCCA ACCGGCCAGGActccaagagaaaaggaaggtaGAACAGCTGCAGTACAATCTGGAAATGGCCTTTCATCACCATCTCTGCAAGACTCATCGCCAAGGCATCCTGGCAAAG CTACCACCCAAGGGGAAGCTTCGGAGCCTCTGCAGCCAGCATGTGGAAAAGCTGCAAACCTTCCAGCATCTCCACCCCATTGTGGTCCAAGCTGCTTTCCCCCCACTCTACAAGGAACTCTTCAGCACTGAAATGGAGTCACCTGAGGGGCTGTCTGAGTGA
- the LINGO4 gene encoding leucine-rich repeat and immunoglobulin-like domain-containing nogo receptor-interacting protein 4 has protein sequence MLSGSFLYLGLGSSGRSSNSSSGGQPGSRAVGSEAHWGGVGAKVQLKWDGPPALDRCSAQLDATLQLLRIEEGMAAATAPKQAWPPWSLLLFLLLLPGGSSGGCPAVCDCTSQPRAVLCAYRQLEAVPGGLPLDTELLDLSGNRLWGLQQGMFSRLGLLRELDLSYNQLSTLEPGAFRGLQSLLTLRLQGNRLRIMGPGVFSGLSALMLLDLRLNQIVLFLDGAFGELGSLQQLEVGDNHLVFVAPGAFAGLAKLSTLTLERCNLSTVPGLALAHLPALVALRLRELDIGRLPAGALRGLRKLKELEIHHWPSLEALEPGSLLGLNLSSLAITRCNLSSVPFQALHHLSFLRVLDLSQNPISSIPARRLSPLVRLQELRLSGACLTSIAAHAFQGLTAFHLLDVADNALQTLEETAFPSPDKLVTLRLSGNPLTCDCRLLWLLRLRRRLDFGTSPPACAGPQHVQGKSLREFSDILPPGHFTCQPAMIRKSGPRWVVAEEGGHAVFSCSGDGDPAPTVSWMRPQGAWLGRAGRVRVLEDGTLEIRSVQLRDRGAYVCVVSNVAGNDSLRTWLEVIQIEPPNGSFSDPNITMPGIPGPFFLDSRGIAMVLAVGFLPFLTSVTLCFGLIALWSKGKGRVKHHTTFDFVAPRPSGDKNSGGNRVTAKLF, from the exons atgcttTCTGGCTCTTTTCTCTACCTCGGTCTTGGCAGCAGCGGccgcagcagcaacagcagcagtggCGGGCAGCCGGGCAGCCGGGCAGTGGGGAGCGAGGCACACTGGGGAGGTGTGGGGGCCAAGGTGCAGCTCAAATGGGACGGGCCCCCAGCCCTGGACAGATGCAGTGCCCAACTTGATGCCACCCTCCAGCTTCTCCG GATTGAAGAGGGGATGGCTGCGGCCACAGCTCCAAAGCAAGCCTGGCCCCCGTggtccctcctccttttcctgctcctcctgcctggagGGAGCAGTGGTGGCTGCCCTGCTGTGTGCGACTGCACCTCCCAGCCCCGGGCAGTGCTCTGCGCCTACCGGCAGCTGGAGGCTGTACCTGGGGGACTCCCGCTAGATACCGAACTCCTGGACCTGAGTGGGAATCGCCTGTGGGGGCTTCAGCAGGGAATGTTCTCCCGCCTGGGCCTGCTCCGGGAACTGGATCTCAGCTACAACCAGCTGTCCACCCTTGAGCCTGGGGCCTTTCGTGGCCTACAAAGCCTACTCACCCTGAGGCTGCAGGGCAATCGGCTGAGAATCATGGGGCCAGGGGTCTTCTCGGGCCTGTCTGCCCTCATGCTGCTGGACCTCCGCCTCAACCAGATTGTCCTCTTCCTCGATGGAGCTTTTGGGGAGCTGGGCAGCCTCCAGCAGCTGGAGGTTGGGGACAACCACCTGGTGTTTGTGGCTCCAGGAGCCTTTGCAGGGCTGGCCAAGCTGAGCACGCTCACTCTGGAGCGCTGCAACCTCAGCACGGTACCCGGCCTGGCCCTGGCTCATCTCCCGGCACTAGTGGCCCTAAGGCTTCGAGAACTGGATATTGGGAGACTACCGGCAGGGGCGCTACGGGGGCTGCGGAAGCTAAAGGAGCTGGAGATCCACCACTGGCCATCTCTGGAGGCCCTGGAGCCTGGGAGCCTGCTTGGGCTCAATCTCAGCAGCCTGGCCATCACTCGCTGCAATCTGAGCTCGGTGCCCTTTCAAGCGCTGCACCACCTGAGCTTCCTCAGGGTCCTGGATCTGTCTCAGAACCCCATTTCATCCATCCCAGCCCGAAGGCTCAGTCCCTTGGTGCGGCTCCAGGAACTACGTCTGTCGGGGGCATGCCTAACCTCCATCGCTGCCCATGCCTTCCAGGGCTTGACTGCCTTCCACCTCCTGGATGTGGCGGATAATGCCCTTCAGACACTAGAGGAAACAGCCTTCCCTTCTCCAGACAAACTGGTCACCCTGAGGCTGTCTGGCAACCCCCTGACCTGTGACTGCCGCCTCCTCTGGCTCCTCCGGCTCCGCCGCCGCCTGGACTTTGGCACGTCCCCCCCTGCCTGTGCTGGCCCACAGCATGTCCAGGGGAAGAGCCTGAGGGAGTTTTCAGACATCTTACCTCCAGGGCACTTCACTTGCCAACCAGCCATGATCCGAAAGTCTGGGCCCCGCTGGGTTGTTGCAGAGGAGGGGGGGCATGCTGTTTTCTCCTGCTCTGGAGATGGAGACCCAGCCCCGACCGTCTCCTGGATGAGGCCTCAGGGGGCTTggctgggaagggctgggagagTAAGGGTTCTAGAGGACGGGACGCTGGAGATCCGCTCAGTGCAGCTACGGGATAGAGGGGCCTATGTCTGTGTGGTCAGCAATGTGGCTGGGAATGACTCCCTGAGGACCTGGCTGGAAGTGATCCAAATTGAACCACCAAATGGCTCTTTCTCTGACCCCAACATCACGATGCCAGGGatcccagggcctttcttcctagATAGCAGAGGCATAGCTATGGTGCTGGCAGttggcttcctccccttcctcaccTCAGTGACCCTCTGCTTTGGCCTCATTGCCCTCTGGAGCAAGGGCAAAGGCCGGGTCAAACATCACACAACCTTTGACTTTGTGGCACCTCGGCCTTCTGGGGATAAGAACTCTGGGGGCAACCGAGTCACTGCCAAGCTCTTCTGA